ACTTGACTTCGATCTGGTCGTTTTCTTTCATTTTGGCAGCGATAAATCGCATCAGTTCGTCACTGCACTCCGCGATCTGGTTGTGGGCCAACTTCAGCTTGCCGGACGTGAATCCCGAGCTCAGTTTTTGTCGCATAACATCCCACTTGGGACCCTCCATGAAGAACAAACCGTTGGCGATTATGTTCAATGCCGGGTCCTTGTGGAAACCACGGTTCGCGAAGTTCAAGAAGTCCTTGATCAATATATTGTTGATCAGCTCCGGATCGCGGATCATCAGGAACGGCGTCTTCGTCTGATAGAAACCACAGTATTTCTCGCCGGCCAACCGTTTGTAAATCCCGTCGATGGTGGCCAACTGGTGTTCGATCAAAGTCACCATCTTCATCGTGTTGCCCACCAGCGGCCATGGCGGGTCGTAGCGTAAGTTCAACTTCAGCCACTTGTCATACGTGttagtcgtataataataaacgaacgCCATGAGTACGGTTACCGCGATTGCGGGTGTGCCGAGTAGAAAATCGATTAAACAAGAAATCATAGCGATcgatagtaaatttaaaatttcaataagtgCCTTTTTAATGCAGAAAATAATATCGCAATATAGTATACGATGGATTTTACTAGCTACAGACACCACGAGAGAACCGCCACGTACTTTGCTCGAGCCGTTTGTATAAAATCTGAGTTCAAATTCACCGTTCTCGAGTGGTACTTAAGTGTAGGTAGAAGCGTTATCCGTCCGattgtgtttgtttttattttttccaacattTTCTAGCGACCACTTTTTGCAGCCAAGTGATTGCGTGGAGAGACTACAAAAAACCATAATTTGCGCACTTAAATCTAGTTCGAATCGGCAAGGTCATAGTTTTTATGTATGCTATATATACTCCCACGCATAAACTTGGC
This portion of the Acyrthosiphon pisum isolate AL4f chromosome A1, pea_aphid_22Mar2018_4r6ur, whole genome shotgun sequence genome encodes:
- the LOC107882215 gene encoding cytochrome P450 6B1-like isoform X2, which produces MISCLIDFLLGTPAIAVTVLMAFVYYYTTNTYDKWLKLNLRYDPPWPLVGNTMKMVTLIEHQLATIDGIYKRLAGEKYCGFYQTKTPFLMIRDPELINNILIKDFLNFANRGFHKDPALNIIANGLFFMEGPKWDVMRQKLSSGFTSGKLKLAHNQIAECSDELMRFIAGDVEKTSI
- the LOC107882215 gene encoding cytochrome P450 6B1-like isoform X1, which produces MISCLIDFLLGTPAIAVTVLMAFVYYYTTNTYDKWLKLNLRYDPPWPLVGNTMKMVTLIEHQLATIDGIYKRLAGEKYCGFYQTKTPFLMIRDPELINNILIKDFLNFANRGFHKDPALNIIANGLFFMEGPKWDVMRQKLSSGFTSGKLKLAHNQIAECSDELMRFIAAKMKENDQIEVK